The Moraxella nasicaprae sequence GGTTTGGGCAAAGTGCCACTAAGATTTATTGGCGAATACACTCGCTTTGAAGATTTTATTGATGCTCACGACATTCCAAGTGATTATCAAGATGAAGAATAACCCAAGAGCCATTATGAGAAACACCACCATCACCATCGACAGTCAAGCACTAACACACAACCTTGCCCTGATTAAAAGCAAACTGGCAAGCACCACCAAAGTTATGGCAATGGTCAAGGCAGATGCTTATGGACATGGCATTGCACACGCTTTACCCCCTCTACAAGACGCTGATGCCTTTGGTGTGGCGTGCATGAGTGAAGCCCTACAAGTCAAGGCGTGCTTACAACAATTATCCATCGACAGACCTGTGGTTTTGATTGAGGGTGTATTTAGCCATGATGAATGGCAACTGGCGATACAGCAAGGGTTTGGCTGCGTGATTCATCAACAGCAGCAACTGGATTGGGCATTAGCAAACCAGCCAGCATCAGGCAGTTTTACACAAACAATCTGGCTAAAACACAATACAGGCATGAACCGTTTAGGATTTGATGATGAACAAATCATCACTGCCGCCCAAGCCCTGAATGAAGCAGGCTATCGACTGATTTTGACCAGTCACTTTGCCTGTGCTGATGATGTATCCCATCCACTAAACAAACAGCAAATCGACCGCTTTGGTCAAGCATTAAAACACATTCGCCAATTCGCCCCACAGACTTTGGCATCGCTGTGCAATTCGGCAGGGATTTTTAATTTTGCCAATGAGCATCACGACTGGGTGCGAGCAGGCATTGCCCTGTATGGTGGCACACCGCTTGCCAATCAAAGTGCCAGCCATCTTGGGTTGCGACCAGCCATGACCCTAACCGCCCAGCTCATCGCCACGCACGACATCAAGGCGGAAGAAGCGGTTGGCTATGGCAGTATCTGGCAAGCCAACCAAGACCAGCGTATTGGCGTGGTCAGTATCGGCTATGGCGACGGCTACCCCAGAGTGGTCAAAAACGCCCAAGTCAAACTTCAAGACAACCACCAACATTGGCATCTTCGCCCCATTATTGGACGAGTGGCGATGGACATGCTGATGGTGGATATTGACGGTCTGGATATTGATGTGGGCAATGCTGTTATCCTATGGGGCGATGCACCGCACATTGATGACATTGCCAGTCAGGCAGGGACGATTGGCTATGAGTTGATGTGTCGTTTGACCCAGCGACCCATTCGTGTTGTACGATGAATTCTGACACCCATCATCACATGAAGTATCAACGCCCAAACGACAAAGTCATTTGCCACATAGTTGCCATGGTCATCATGGTTTTAAGCTCTTTGGCAGATTAAGCAATAAGTTTGGCAGGCAATAAACAGACATCGCTTCTATTTTGTTGCCTGTCATATCATCTGATAACACTAGTCTATGCTGGTGTTTTTTGGCAAAAATTTTCACAATTTTATGTCATAAAATTACACATATTCACACACAAACTAAAATTGACTGACAAAGCCTTTTTATAATAAGATTAGATTGATTAAACACCCATGTTGCTCATCATTGATTGATGATGATTAGAGTCATTGATGATGTCACACAATAATTGGAAAATTACGATGAAATCGACACTTGTTTTTACCACTCTAACAGCAGTTTTGGCAAGCCTAAGCAGTGTGGCAATAGCACAAACCGCCTACAATCAAATCAGCTTTACCAGCGAAGCACGCACCAAGATTGCCAACGACCAACTACAAGCCACACTCAGCAAGACCGCCCAAGCTGCCACGCCAGCCGCCATTGCCAATGAACTAAACAAAAGCATCAATCAAGCCTTAACGCTTGCCAAACGCTATCCTGAGGTTGTTGTCAGCACTTCTCGTCAGCACACCCAGCCTCGCTATGCCAATAACCAAGATGATAGCGACCAAAAAATCATCGGTTTTACAGGTTCGGTGTCATTGGAGTTGTCCAGCAAAAACTTTGAAAAAGCCAGCCAATTAATCGCTGATTTGCAGGACATCATGATTATCGACCAGCTTAATTTTGGCGTTTCGGAGCAAACTTATGCCAATGCCGAAAAACAGCTTCAAACCCAAGCCATCAAAAATTTCCAAGACGAAGCTCAAAACATCAGTCAATCTTTTGGTGCATCTGGCTACAAAATCGTCAATGTTCAGCTTAATCATCAT is a genomic window containing:
- the alr gene encoding alanine racemase, which translates into the protein MRNTTITIDSQALTHNLALIKSKLASTTKVMAMVKADAYGHGIAHALPPLQDADAFGVACMSEALQVKACLQQLSIDRPVVLIEGVFSHDEWQLAIQQGFGCVIHQQQQLDWALANQPASGSFTQTIWLKHNTGMNRLGFDDEQIITAAQALNEAGYRLILTSHFACADDVSHPLNKQQIDRFGQALKHIRQFAPQTLASLCNSAGIFNFANEHHDWVRAGIALYGGTPLANQSASHLGLRPAMTLTAQLIATHDIKAEEAVGYGSIWQANQDQRIGVVSIGYGDGYPRVVKNAQVKLQDNHQHWHLRPIIGRVAMDMLMVDIDGLDIDVGNAVILWGDAPHIDDIASQAGTIGYELMCRLTQRPIRVVR
- a CDS encoding SIMPL domain-containing protein (The SIMPL domain is named for its presence in mouse protein SIMPL (signalling molecule that associates with mouse pelle-like kinase). Bacterial member BP26, from Brucella, was shown to assemble into a channel-like structure, while YggE from E. coli has been associated with resistance to oxidative stress.), which codes for MKSTLVFTTLTAVLASLSSVAIAQTAYNQISFTSEARTKIANDQLQATLSKTAQAATPAAIANELNKSINQALTLAKRYPEVVVSTSRQHTQPRYANNQDDSDQKIIGFTGSVSLELSSKNFEKASQLIADLQDIMIIDQLNFGVSEQTYANAEKQLQTQAIKNFQDEAQNISQSFGASGYKIVNVQLNHHQYAPAYPMAMMASAKMADSRAVVQEFSAGDSTINYTINGTIELIK